The following nucleotide sequence is from Aedes aegypti strain LVP_AGWG chromosome 3, AaegL5.0 Primary Assembly, whole genome shotgun sequence.
AGAATCTCATACTGGTCATTGACATTATAACTATGGTGATCAGGataaaaatcaagaattttgagccgtcgcacgatatgagtgagtaggattagaAAAGTGTCCCTCTGAGGTcctgccggaaccgattccaCGGTActcggatgtggccagaaccttaCATTGgttcttggcattatgtctatgatgttcaggataaaaagtcatgaattttgagccgtcgcacaaTATGAGTGAGaaggattacaaaagtgtccctgCCGGAATCGATTCCGGGAAATCCACATGTGGCCAGAACATCATACTGTTCTTTGGCATTACAGCTATGATGTTcaggataaaaaaaatcatgaattttgagccatcacacgatatgagtgaatttaggggcccagatagccgtagcggtaaacgcgcagctattcagcaagaccaagctgagggtcgtgggttcgaatcccaccagtcgaggatcttttcgggtaggaaattttctcgacttcccagggcatagagtatcttcgtacctgccacacgatatacgcatgcaaaaatggtcatggcatagtaagctctcagttaataactgtggaagtgctcataagaacactgagaagcaggctctgtcccagtggggacgtaacgccagaaagaagaacgaTATGAGTGAGAAGGATTACGAAAGTGTTCCTTTGAGGCCCTTTCGGAACCGATTCCAGGGTATCCGGGTGTGGCCAGAAGCTCATATTAGTCCATGCCATTATAGCTATGATGTTcaagataaaaaatcatgaattttgagccgtcgcacgctAGTATTCTttaagtttcagaaaatgtcagTTGGTTTCGCACTGattcagctgaaaaagtatcagcatactttatgcatgttagcgcgtacagtgatactttttcaagtcaatataaactgtcaagactgagttttatcactttgaaatgcaagctgaaaagtcatcattgttgccaaaacgaatgacgggctacttagccttaatgaaATGAATTCAAGTAAATTAGTTTACGCGTGTACGAAACGCAAAGAGTGAAAATGAGACAACTCGATACCACGCATCCCAAAGCACATTGCGAGTCAGCACTGCCTCGTGCACGTCTCCTTCAAATTTAGGGTGCTATCTCGCAGCAGCGCCAGTAGCATCGAAAGAGAATTGAGTCGCACCCCATCCCTGATTAGAAGGCAAAATTAATTGGTACAAAATGAGCGGAAAACGCTAAGCATAGGAAAGTTCAGtgttataaaaatgaaatatccgGAAAACTCCAAAAAATTCGAATTTGACTATACCAACATTACTTCGCGAATATTAGGTATATGATTCATCGAGACTTGGATAACAGTAGCAAAGATtgcatcaatatttttccaattttgctTCAGATATTTCCGATTAAGGACTTGAATAGCAGTCGGCATTGCAGCAATATGCGAAGTGATTAACGTTTCTTTCATTGTgtagatatttttaaatttttaaataaatatatacaGGTCGGGCTCGATTATCCGGACTTTTAGacttgattatccggaatttatttttttatgttcttgTTCTGCAATATTGCCCCCTCGGCATCCCCGCAAATCCGGGCCTGCGTATAGGGGAAATCATGGGTTAGTAGTTTTCTCAGGatgctaaaattgtgtgaagattGGTTTAATCCGGAACAATTTTCTACAGAtctagtcaatttgtttgctttgcggattgCTGAGTGGTGAAATCGCCAAGGGAAAAAAGCCACTCTATTACCtacaaacaaataataataGAGCTCAATCCAACTCCTCGGCGGATTCGGCGTTTTTTTGTCCCATACTCTACAAAATCCCTAAGAATTGTTATAAGGAGTTTCTTTCTAAGAACTTTCATACTTTCATTGTTTTTTGAATTGTGTATTTTTGCTGATAAACATAATttgattacaatattattcgtatctttaaatatttatttcagttTTCCATTCGAACAAACCGATGCCTGCCCTATTTTGTTTGCTTAGGTTTCTTTTATTTATGCGTAGGAATAGAACATTCTATTAAAAGCAtcaagtttttgtgataaatggAACATATGCATAAAATTTAAACCCAGAGCAAATTTGTGATAAagtattaaaaatgtgaaaagaTTGAATCAAACCAAGCCATTGTTCCCCGTCAAAAAATATTGCTATTCGTGTCGCTCAAAATtaactttgaaatttattattacTAAAGAATGGGGGTTACAAACTTGTACAaacgaatttttgttttatagaATTGAAATCGTTTACCCTCAAAATTGACCAATCAGTACTTGCTATTTATCTGACATGTTTGTTCATACCAACATTTACAAACATCGTCGCTTCCTATGGAGCTTCAAACAATCATGTTTATAATGTTTGTGACTTTTTACTTGCTACTGAATTGCGCAATAGATTTTTGGTTGTTGTGATACTGTTATCAGCTTTTGTTTTAAATGGCATTTCaaaaatgaatgtttaaatttagaACAGGGAATTTTGTTGGTTTGATTTTGGGAGAAAACACACATTTAAATTTCATCAATGTTGAGATCGTCACCATCTTCTTCCTCCTCGATAGGCTTCGATTTCTTGACCTCTTGCTTGACAGGTTCTTTGCGCAGGGAGTCGGTTTTGGCACGATCATCATACTCGATCTCGACATCGGAGTCATCTTCATCCTCGGACGATTCCTCTTCTTCCGCTTCCTGAAGCCACTTGACGAACGGAAGAGCCTTCTCGTGGATTTGCGCAGCTACCTCCTTGGAGACATATTTCTTGCTTACCTTTTGCGACCACTCGAGGATTGTCTTCTCATCCAGGATGTCAGTGTCGTAGAACAGCTTGAAGATATTGGGCACTTTTTCCATTAGTTTATCAGCATGCAGCGAGAAAATTTGCTCTAGACCACCGATTAAGTATTTTTGAGCTTTGAGGTCTTCATGGGTGAAACGAAGCAGCAATTTCCGATGCTTACGAACTTCTTGGACAATGTTAGCAGTGAACAATAGTTCAGCCAGTACAAGGGTCGATTTTGCCTGGATATCTAGGAGACCAGCTTCCGTAAAGAGTTCCTTATGAGTTTGAACATTCTCCAGTTCACCAGAATCGCGCTTCTTCTTCACCAGCTCATAAAATATGTCCAAGCGTTCCTTTTCGGTTTTATCAAAATCATCCGAAACTGTCATGTTTTTCGCCCCATCAGTCAAATCTTGCATACGAGCACGGACAGCTTCCTCCGAAGTGTCTACCGTCCAGTTAACGTCCTCATCGTCATCTCCGTTCATGCGTCCAGCTTGGCCATCAATGGTGTCATCGGCAGCGGTGGAAGCATCCAGAGTGCTGTCAGCGGCGTTCGAGTCATCGCCATTTTCGCCGCCCTTCTTAGCACGTGCTTTGCGCTTTCCCTCAGTCAACGACGCGCCCTGGTTTGCTGGGTTCACGTTCGGTGGATTCTTGATAATGAAGGTATTAACTTTGTGATTGACCTCCAATGGACCGTGGAATCCGCACGCTTTGCAACCCTGCGAGATGGTACCCTTCTTCGACGACACGATCAGATCAGTTTCGGGATTATCGCACTCCGGGCAAAGAACGAACTTGCGGATGAAACCATCCAGCAGATCTTGCAGCTTGTTGGCGTCGTGCGATCCATTGACGATGAAGCGTTCATTCTGGAAGAAATAATTAATCGATTTGATAGAAGTTTAATTGAGGTGTATTAGGTTTTTAGATTTTAGTTGGTACTATTATAATATCAACGTAAGAGAACAAGGAATATCgtcaaaattagaaaaaaaaaacgccgatTCCGATATTCTATGGCAGATATTTCCAACAGACTCCTTCCTTACAAATATTCTATCAGGATTCGCATTAGAATTCTTATAGGGGCTGTCTAAGCTACGAGGTTTTTTTTCAGCTCGTGGGACCATCTACCCCCTTGTGATTATGGATCATACAAAAATCCCTACCATAAATGAGCACGTAGTTTAGGAATGGCCTCTCTGGAGTCACGTCAGAATTCTCTCCGTATTCTTATTAGAATTATTTTGGTACTACATAttgatcctctcaggattttcaatAGAATCGTTTCAGGACTCACATCAGATTCCTTGGAACGATGAgaattctggaaggattctgataACATTCGTAGATGTCTTTTGATGAGATCCTACTCCTAAAAGAATAGGATCCTATGATATTGGGAGTAGGAGATCCAACATTTAATacttctgagagaattctgatgcaaattctgagaggattatATTGAACATCTTAAGCGGATTATATTGATTCTGATGAGACTTCTGaggggattctgatgagaatccgaagaggattcttatgagaatttCGTTGAATATGCTGTGAGTATTTATTAGAAATTTTCCAGATTCTCATTAGCTTTTTTCAGGATTACCAATAGAATCAACATTTCAGAAAATAAAGCATTGATCTTCCAAAATAAGAAAATGGATCTTTGTTACTAAACCTGAGTTTCAACATGACGATCGACCACATCCAAATACACTAAATTCAAATACTGGAAACAACAATCCGGGACTACTAAACAAAGCCCAAAATGGCAAATATACGTCCAGAATGCCCGAACTTTATCTCCAAaagtattattatttatctttatttgagtggcttttcgcccttggcgagttcgCCACTTTAAAACGGCAAAAAATCTGGCCAGGTGGGCTAGCCTAGGCAGCTTACATTGAAGATTTTCACAGATTTCACGATACTAATTACTTTACAGTTAACACATTCAAACAAACAGGTAAGACGAAAGGAACAATACTACaagttaaaatttgaattgaataaaaaagaAATCACTACAACGTATTTTTTAACGTTTAACGTTTACACGCTTCTTCTTTCTCTCTTGTTTCCACCAATTTCGGGCAAACTCCGGGTCTGTCCAAAACCGCCGTGGACTGGTCAGTACCAGTGATGGACTCGTGGGTGTTGGTCGCCAGCATTCTGTTCCTCCTACGAAGATGTGCCCAGCGAAAGAGGCTATGACGGGTGCGGGGAAAGACCACCCACCAGCTATTGGACCGATGAGCGACCGGTAGCAGCGGTGAGGATTCAGTAAAAGGTTGATCCTGGCAGCATCCCTGATTCAAGACGATATGCCTTATGTAGGAGGCTGTTTCTCTCCTCCAAAACATCGTATCGTATCGTGACGGAGGGGAGATCGACTGACAGCCTGGGTGAGTTGGCTACAAAGTAGCACAATTGTGCCTAActtattgatttttgtttcttttcaggATCCAGATTTCTTTCTTGTTGTGTGTTGTTCAGTATGTTGATACGGCCGCAGACGTGGGACTTACCACCTGAGTTTTGGGTGCTCAGGGTGCCCAGTTACGGGTTTCGTTGCCTAATGGTAGGTCAACGTTTTCACTGGCGTAGACG
It contains:
- the LOC5570050 gene encoding eukaryotic translation initiation factor 5; translated protein: MGTVNVNRNVADVFYRYKMPRINAKVEGKGNGIKTVIVNMADVARAIGRPATYPTKYFGCELGAQTQFDYKNERFIVNGSHDANKLQDLLDGFIRKFVLCPECDNPETDLIVSSKKGTISQGCKACGFHGPLEVNHKVNTFIIKNPPNVNPANQGASLTEGKRKARAKKGGENGDDSNAADSTLDASTAADDTIDGQAGRMNGDDDEDVNWTVDTSEEAVRARMQDLTDGAKNMTVSDDFDKTEKERLDIFYELVKKKRDSGELENVQTHKELFTEAGLLDIQAKSTLVLAELLFTANIVQEVRKHRKLLLRFTHEDLKAQKYLIGGLEQIFSLHADKLMEKVPNIFKLFYDTDILDEKTILEWSQKVSKKYVSKEVAAQIHEKALPFVKWLQEAEEEESSEDEDDSDVEIEYDDRAKTDSLRKEPVKQEVKKSKPIEEEEDGDDLNIDEI